One window of Elaeis guineensis isolate ETL-2024a chromosome 11, EG11, whole genome shotgun sequence genomic DNA carries:
- the LOC105061194 gene encoding uncharacterized protein encodes MEKETAGAKRKVMSSIKKPCIPPSPPPPPPPRPSTPWATPRPRKAAAMVKSVTRDEIDMFWRRKRMEEEDHLLAAQKAAARIRAKALKEEDYKRFEESLREATMDCDEKGDGGKEASGGDNKEELRMGIKGGRWTKSKYAYLNQPAIKSMAESAALKHATSTYIPQKNCFCYFSPAAHQVYPTSSFHVF; translated from the exons ATGGAGAAGGAAACAGCAGGGGCAAAGAGGAAGGTAATGAGCTCAATAAAGAAGCCATGTATTCCGCCATCACCTCCGCCGCCACCGCCGCCTCGGCCGAGTACACCATGGGCGACACCCAGGCCAAGAAAGGCAGCAGCCATGGTCAAGAGTGTGACAAGGGATGAGATTGATATgttctggaggaggaagaggatggaAGAGGAGGATCACCTACTTGCAGCTCAGAAGGCGGCCGCCCGGATCCGAGCTAAAGCCCTCAAG GAGGAAGATTACAAGCGATTTGAGGAATCTCTGAGGGAGGCAACAATGGACTGCGATGAGAAGGGAGATGGAGGAAAGGAGGCGAGCGGTGGAGATAACAAGGAGGAGCTACGAATGGGAATCAAGGGTGGTAG GTGGACGAAAAGTAAATATGCTTATCTGAACCAACCAGCCATTAAATCCATGGCGGAGAGTGCAGCACTGAAGCATGCCACTTCCACCTACATTCCACAAAAGAATTGCTTTTGCTACTTTTCTCCTGCTGCACACCAAGTCTACCCCACCTCATCATTTCACGTTTTCTAA